In Devosia chinhatensis, the following are encoded in one genomic region:
- a CDS encoding thermonuclease family protein gives MSVIRFKPKRRPTRHQQKSGDHLTTALAVAALLSVCTLGWIAADTFLPGGGQAVVASEMRVQFRMYGSGQRHTCVVDGDTVWLDGMNLRLQAYDTPEPYNDICGGAQEVALANRASARLLDLLNSNSFSVETFGTDRYDRTLATIRIGGTDVGDILISEGLARRWPDGNEFWC, from the coding sequence ATGTCGGTCATTCGTTTCAAACCTAAGCGTCGTCCTACAAGGCATCAGCAGAAGTCCGGTGACCACCTGACGACGGCGCTAGCCGTTGCGGCGTTGTTGAGCGTCTGCACCTTGGGATGGATCGCCGCCGACACCTTTCTGCCTGGCGGCGGACAGGCAGTCGTCGCATCCGAGATGCGTGTGCAGTTCCGCATGTATGGATCCGGTCAGCGCCACACATGCGTCGTTGATGGCGACACTGTCTGGCTCGACGGCATGAACCTCCGGCTGCAGGCTTATGACACGCCCGAGCCGTACAACGACATCTGCGGTGGAGCACAGGAGGTGGCCTTGGCCAATCGTGCCAGCGCCCGCCTGCTCGACCTGCTGAACAGCAACAGTTTCAGCGTCGAGACTTTCGGCACCGACCGTTACGATCGCACCCTTGCCACCATCCGAATTGGCGGCACCGATGTCGGCGATATCTTGATTTCGGAAGGCCTCGCCCGTCGCTGGCCCGATGGCAACGAGTTCTGGTGCTGA
- a CDS encoding DUF262 domain-containing protein: MPISIGANTVGGIFATNCFRVPHYQRAYAWESDPQLQDFLNDLVSHPTSASRPYYLGTVLLTRSESQPYARLTQYDVVDGQQRLTTISIFTRCLLDRLSKNPEQTETVTEFTYGLLFSMGKLRLFRTVEEDDAFFERFVTGDDHATDSDCNSPSQHRLTSAKRFFDHQLEQFSDARLVELLNTLFNSTILIYAVDSPIEATQIFEFQNDRGKRLTNLEALKSFLMHGLYLHSDENTENNLRYVQQQFARLYRTAEAIEGEPLAPGEDQLLGYYCAAYLPPVFFGDEEGWRKPKELVRHLLQTPKYLKNGDRSELIKRFSAELADAFGDALQILRSRAGANPVASLSVLGRTAIFWPLLIKTWRHSQLHRPSEFSRVTAEMERFASASSLAGVRADTGESAVRRLANEFSGNLDAVIAELVAMRAKHRIPDRVLATIDDREFYQLGRTARYVLWKYENHLRSLPGCREQLLSWKELVQSSNTAEQYGVDHITPQDSSDAMLDAMTRWDPTSLDEVEGPFRDVFLHRLGNLVLDTRSTGAAKGKKSFSDRVANYSKSTFVSQNELLTKYASKSVDGDLLWDADSIRTRHKDLKQFITQHL; the protein is encoded by the coding sequence ATGCCCATCAGCATTGGCGCCAATACCGTCGGCGGGATATTCGCCACCAACTGTTTCCGCGTTCCCCATTACCAGCGGGCCTACGCCTGGGAGAGCGATCCTCAGCTGCAGGATTTTCTAAACGATCTGGTATCGCATCCAACGTCCGCCAGCCGCCCGTATTATCTGGGCACGGTTCTACTCACGCGATCCGAGTCCCAGCCGTATGCGCGACTGACGCAGTACGACGTCGTGGACGGGCAACAACGACTTACGACGATCTCAATCTTCACACGTTGCCTGCTGGATAGGCTGTCGAAGAACCCGGAACAGACCGAGACCGTCACCGAATTCACTTACGGGCTACTGTTCTCGATGGGCAAGCTGAGGTTGTTTCGGACGGTGGAGGAGGACGATGCGTTCTTTGAGCGCTTCGTGACTGGAGACGATCACGCAACCGACAGCGACTGTAACTCGCCCTCTCAGCACAGGCTCACATCAGCCAAACGCTTCTTCGATCACCAGCTCGAGCAGTTCAGCGACGCTCGGCTTGTTGAATTGTTGAACACTCTCTTCAACAGCACGATCCTGATCTACGCTGTAGACAGCCCGATCGAGGCAACCCAGATTTTCGAGTTCCAGAACGACCGAGGCAAGCGTCTCACCAATTTGGAAGCCTTGAAGAGCTTCCTGATGCACGGGCTTTATCTTCATTCCGATGAGAACACGGAGAACAATCTCCGGTATGTGCAGCAGCAGTTCGCCCGGCTGTATCGCACTGCTGAAGCGATCGAAGGTGAACCGCTGGCGCCAGGTGAGGATCAGCTTCTTGGCTACTACTGCGCCGCTTACCTGCCGCCAGTGTTCTTTGGTGATGAAGAAGGCTGGCGTAAGCCGAAGGAGCTGGTGCGGCACCTCCTCCAGACGCCAAAATACCTCAAGAACGGCGACCGCAGTGAGTTGATCAAACGCTTCTCTGCCGAGTTGGCGGACGCATTCGGTGATGCTCTGCAGATCCTGAGATCGCGCGCAGGAGCCAATCCGGTGGCCAGTCTCTCCGTACTAGGGCGGACCGCTATCTTTTGGCCGCTCCTCATCAAGACCTGGCGGCACTCACAGCTTCATCGGCCAAGTGAGTTCAGCCGTGTCACCGCCGAAATGGAGCGCTTCGCCAGTGCCAGTTCGCTCGCCGGTGTAAGAGCCGACACGGGCGAGAGTGCTGTCCGGCGGCTGGCCAACGAATTCTCAGGCAACCTCGACGCCGTCATAGCAGAATTGGTCGCAATGCGAGCCAAGCACAGGATCCCTGACAGGGTGCTTGCCACCATAGATGATCGCGAGTTCTATCAACTGGGTCGTACCGCTCGTTATGTTCTCTGGAAATACGAGAATCACCTGCGGTCGTTGCCTGGGTGCAGGGAGCAGCTACTCAGCTGGAAAGAGCTCGTCCAGAGTTCCAACACCGCCGAGCAATATGGGGTTGATCACATAACCCCCCAGGATTCCAGCGACGCGATGTTGGATGCCATGACCCGTTGGGATCCCACCAGCCTCGATGAGGTAGAGGGCCCTTTTCGTGACGTGTTCCTTCATCGATTGGGGAACCTCGTTCTAGATACACGTTCCACCGGTGCAGCGAAGGGGAAGAAGTCGTTCAGCGATCGGGTAGCCAACTATTCGAAATCGACGTTCGTCTCTCAAAACGAGTTACTGACCAAGTATGCCTCCAAATCAGTGGATGGTGATCTACTCTGGGACGCAGACTCCATCCGAACTCGACACAAGGACCTGAAGCAGTTTATCACCCAGCATCTTTGA
- a CDS encoding Y-family DNA polymerase, with product MTAFALVDGNSFYCSCERVFDPRLEKRPVIVLSNNDGCAVARTNEAKALGIRMGHPYFQIKDLCRREGVVALSSNYALYGDMSRRLNQIYDRFSPDVEIYSIDESFIDVSRLPVKDRTTWAKDLRSTVKQWSGIPTCVGIGPTKTLAKLANKVAKKLADGVLDLSGSTERERVMADFPIGDVWGIGPANQAKLAAMGIQFAGQVRDLEPRQARQLMTVVGERLVHELNGRSCLPLETVPPVRQGCAVTRSFGQRVTRKPEMEQAVAGYATRLGEKLRRHGLATDQVTVFMHTSRFDDDEPQRSVSMTVDLPEATNDTLTLIKASRRAVDQLWKSGYRYAKAGIVTQDLVPPSGSQQALFDGLDHERAARVMQALDEANKRWGRATVFPAAMGIKREAFSTKFEMRTPRYTTRWDELPECR from the coding sequence ATGACTGCCTTCGCGCTGGTCGACGGCAACAGCTTCTACTGCTCCTGCGAGCGCGTGTTCGATCCGCGGCTCGAGAAGCGTCCCGTCATCGTCCTCAGCAACAACGACGGCTGTGCCGTGGCGCGCACCAACGAGGCAAAAGCCCTCGGCATCCGCATGGGCCACCCGTACTTCCAGATCAAGGACCTGTGCCGGCGCGAAGGCGTGGTGGCGCTGTCCAGCAATTATGCTCTCTATGGCGACATGAGCCGGCGCCTGAACCAGATCTACGACCGCTTCAGCCCGGACGTAGAGATTTATTCGATCGATGAAAGCTTCATCGACGTCAGCCGGCTGCCGGTGAAGGACCGCACCACCTGGGCGAAGGACCTGCGGTCGACGGTCAAGCAGTGGTCGGGCATCCCGACTTGCGTCGGTATCGGCCCAACCAAGACCCTTGCCAAGCTCGCCAACAAGGTGGCCAAGAAGCTGGCCGATGGCGTCCTTGATCTCAGCGGCTCCACCGAACGAGAGCGAGTAATGGCCGACTTCCCGATCGGCGACGTCTGGGGCATTGGGCCCGCCAACCAAGCCAAGCTCGCCGCCATGGGCATTCAGTTCGCCGGTCAGGTGCGAGACCTGGAGCCGCGGCAAGCCCGGCAGCTCATGACCGTCGTCGGCGAGCGGCTAGTGCATGAACTCAATGGTCGATCGTGCCTGCCGCTTGAGACCGTACCGCCGGTGCGCCAAGGATGTGCCGTCACTCGGTCGTTCGGGCAACGCGTCACCCGCAAGCCGGAGATGGAGCAAGCCGTAGCCGGCTACGCCACTCGTCTTGGCGAGAAGCTCAGGCGCCATGGCCTCGCCACCGACCAGGTCACCGTCTTCATGCACACCAGCCGGTTCGACGACGATGAACCGCAGCGCAGCGTATCGATGACCGTGGATCTGCCCGAGGCCACCAACGACACTCTGACGTTGATCAAGGCCAGCCGGCGCGCCGTCGACCAGCTCTGGAAGTCGGGATACCGCTACGCCAAGGCCGGCATCGTCACGCAGGACCTGGTGCCGCCATCAGGATCGCAGCAAGCCTTGTTCGATGGTCTCGACCATGAGCGAGCCGCACGGGTCATGCAGGCGCTCGATGAAGCCAACAAGCGGTGGGGGCGGGCCACCGTCTTCCCGGCGGCGATGGGGATCAAGCGCGAGGCGTTCTCAACCAAGTTCGAGATGCGCACGCCGCGGTACACGACGCGGTGGGACGAACTGCCGGAATGCCGGTGA
- a CDS encoding LexA family protein: protein MDLTTAIADHRMPVPVSSLIQLSVPLVGQTVHAGFPSPADDFIEDMIDLNQVLVQNPTATFLWRVVGDCMIDVKIFPGDVVIVDRSLAPKHRSIVLAIIDGEPTLKRLHRRGGVFVLQNENAKLPPFLISEGTEVSVWGVVTATIRDLKK, encoded by the coding sequence ATGGACCTCACCACCGCCATCGCTGACCACCGCATGCCGGTGCCCGTGTCCTCGCTGATCCAGCTGAGCGTGCCCCTCGTCGGTCAAACCGTCCACGCCGGCTTCCCCTCGCCGGCAGACGACTTCATCGAGGACATGATCGACCTGAACCAGGTGCTAGTTCAGAACCCGACCGCGACCTTCCTGTGGCGGGTCGTCGGCGACTGCATGATCGACGTGAAGATATTCCCCGGCGATGTCGTCATCGTCGACCGTTCGTTGGCGCCCAAGCATCGGTCCATCGTTCTCGCGATCATCGACGGCGAACCAACACTCAAGCGCCTCCATCGTCGTGGCGGCGTCTTCGTGCTGCAGAACGAGAACGCCAAGCTGCCGCCCTTCCTGATCTCGGAAGGGACAGAAGTATCTGTGTGGGGCGTGGTGACGGCGACCATCCGCGATCTCAAGAAATGA
- a CDS encoding metallophosphoesterase, with product MSNANLTVIDHRHWFVGDTHFGHTGILDMAARPYPGIKAHDRDLVRKWNDLVQPRDTVWHLGDVAGDDVPFDEVATNFKRLHGIKRLIVGNHDGEEVRTKLDWASVDDIRTLVARDCKVVLCHYPLMEWEGYFSGDLHFHGHTHDRIPSTRRRWDCGVDHQSFLPMTFSQITKRMAMLQDV from the coding sequence ATGAGCAACGCCAACCTGACAGTGATCGACCATAGGCACTGGTTCGTCGGTGATACGCACTTCGGTCATACCGGGATCCTCGATATGGCGGCACGGCCCTACCCTGGCATCAAGGCGCACGATCGTGACCTTGTCCGCAAATGGAACGACCTGGTTCAGCCTCGGGATACGGTTTGGCACCTGGGTGACGTAGCCGGAGACGATGTACCATTCGATGAGGTAGCGACGAACTTCAAACGCCTCCACGGGATCAAGAGGCTGATCGTGGGCAACCATGATGGGGAGGAAGTGCGCACAAAGCTGGACTGGGCAAGCGTCGACGACATCCGCACCCTCGTGGCGCGCGACTGCAAGGTCGTCCTCTGCCACTACCCGCTTATGGAGTGGGAAGGCTACTTCTCGGGTGACCTGCACTTCCATGGGCATACCCATGACCGGATCCCCTCCACGCGCCGCCGGTGGGACTGTGGCGTTGATCACCAGTCGTTCCTGCCGATGACGTTCAGCCAGATTACGAAGCGCATGGCGATGTTGCAGGATGTTTAG
- a CDS encoding chromosome segregation SMC family protein yields the protein MKFSRLHLHGFKSFSDETVLVMEPGLTGIVGPNGCGKSNLVEAMRWVMGESSYKAMRASGMDDVIFSGSGNRPARNTAEVTLVLDNADRTAPAALNTADILEVTRRIEREAGSVYKVNGKETRARDVQLLFADASTGSRSPSMVRQGQIGELIAAKPTARRALLEEAAGISGLHSRRHEAELRLRAAEGNLERVDDIIAQVGSQLETLKRQARLATRYRSLSGDIRRIEATLFHLRWVASRVAEKENEASQAVLIRALADANHAHHLTLQAAETAEGALTPLREREAVTGAVLQRYTILAEQLADEARRLGQRRVELEGRLHQIAADGTRERDLIAESETTLSAYHDEIAQLTAEQEEAQAAFDAARELADAARAAANAAEAETREAADALAQMRARRAQAERSVLDARSRQTRLAQQLADIETERGELVARLDADETLGLSRAALEAAQEHAAQAEQRAIAAEEQAGSAQDALDEARPRLAELEALVTRLDAEASTLARMLNTGASLWPAVMDELQVAPGYETALGAALGDDLEASSDAGAPMHWSIAIDRYDDPPLPQGAEPLSRHVRGLNLLERRLAQIGLVDAVDGPALMAALKPGQRLVTLDGAMWRWDGFVAAADAPSPAAQRLAQRNRLAELDEELTRAKAERNAWKRDVEARAKGLDEARHAERQAREDWRAAQHAIGAAQAGHDKAQRAAGDLATRRSTLEEAQARLTASLVEAEAMQAEAEDLLFEAGDETTMADAVEAGQQRLLALRDRADQARVTLGNVEAGARMRQARIDQLARDSAAWQRRRDAARAQIDILDQRLGEVNAQLAELSEAPDGFASRRAQLEDQIETARDEHQAAGDSLSRAQTEWRDADRALKAAGDTLNSVRIELTRIEERLKGSMAQRQQIERQIEETLGIPASRTLEASGIRPEQALPAEPAIEQKLDRLRAERERLGGVNLGAEKEAEEVQARLDTMVADRDDVIEAIAKLRAGISTLNREGRARLNEAFGKVNAYFQELFTTLFGGGTAELSFVESEDPLEAGLEIIARPPGKKPQTMTLLSGGEQALTAMSLIFAVFLTNPAPICVLDEVDAPLDDANVERFCNLLDSMRQRTNTRFMVITHNPITMSRMDRLFGVTMAERGVSQLVSVDLTTAESFREAVYVQ from the coding sequence ATGAAATTCTCCCGCCTGCACCTTCATGGCTTCAAGTCCTTTTCCGATGAAACCGTGCTCGTCATGGAGCCTGGGCTGACCGGCATTGTCGGACCCAATGGCTGTGGCAAGTCCAATCTTGTCGAGGCCATGCGCTGGGTCATGGGCGAAAGCTCTTACAAGGCCATGCGCGCCTCGGGCATGGACGATGTCATCTTTTCGGGCTCCGGCAATCGCCCGGCGCGCAACACGGCCGAGGTTACGCTCGTCCTCGACAATGCCGACCGCACGGCGCCCGCCGCCCTCAATACGGCCGACATCCTCGAAGTCACTCGCCGCATCGAGCGCGAGGCCGGCTCCGTCTATAAGGTCAACGGCAAGGAAACCCGCGCCCGCGACGTGCAGCTCCTCTTTGCCGATGCCTCGACGGGTTCGCGTTCTCCCTCGATGGTGCGGCAGGGACAGATTGGCGAACTCATCGCTGCCAAGCCCACCGCCCGGCGCGCCCTGCTCGAAGAAGCCGCCGGAATTTCGGGCCTTCATTCCCGGCGGCACGAGGCGGAATTGCGCCTGCGCGCAGCCGAGGGCAATCTCGAGCGCGTCGACGACATCATCGCCCAGGTCGGCTCCCAGCTCGAAACCCTCAAGCGCCAGGCGCGCCTTGCCACCCGTTATCGCAGCCTTTCGGGGGACATCCGCCGCATCGAGGCGACCCTCTTCCATCTGCGCTGGGTGGCGAGCCGCGTCGCGGAAAAAGAAAATGAGGCCAGCCAGGCGGTGCTGATCCGCGCACTGGCAGACGCCAATCACGCCCATCACCTGACGCTCCAGGCCGCCGAGACCGCTGAGGGCGCGCTGACCCCGCTGCGCGAGCGCGAAGCGGTCACCGGGGCGGTGCTGCAACGCTACACGATCCTGGCCGAACAGCTCGCCGACGAGGCGCGCCGGCTTGGCCAGCGCCGCGTCGAGCTCGAGGGACGCCTGCACCAGATCGCAGCAGACGGGACGCGCGAACGCGACCTGATCGCCGAGAGCGAGACGACCCTTTCGGCCTATCATGACGAGATCGCGCAGCTGACCGCCGAGCAGGAAGAGGCCCAGGCCGCATTCGATGCCGCGCGCGAACTGGCCGACGCTGCCCGAGCCGCCGCCAATGCGGCCGAAGCCGAGACCCGCGAGGCCGCCGATGCGCTGGCGCAGATGCGGGCCCGCCGCGCCCAGGCCGAGCGATCGGTACTCGATGCCCGCAGCCGCCAGACGCGCCTTGCCCAGCAATTGGCCGATATCGAAACCGAGCGAGGCGAACTCGTCGCCCGGCTCGATGCCGATGAGACGCTGGGGCTCAGCCGGGCCGCACTCGAGGCCGCGCAGGAACACGCCGCCCAGGCCGAACAGCGCGCCATCGCCGCCGAAGAACAGGCCGGGTCGGCACAGGACGCGCTCGACGAGGCCCGGCCGCGCCTTGCCGAGCTCGAGGCGCTCGTCACCCGGCTCGACGCCGAAGCCTCGACCCTGGCCCGCATGCTCAATACCGGCGCCAGCCTCTGGCCTGCCGTCATGGACGAGTTGCAGGTTGCGCCCGGCTACGAAACCGCGCTCGGCGCCGCCCTGGGCGATGATCTCGAAGCGTCCTCGGATGCCGGCGCGCCGATGCACTGGTCGATCGCCATCGATCGCTATGACGATCCGCCTTTGCCGCAGGGCGCCGAGCCCCTGTCGCGCCATGTCAGGGGGCTCAATCTGCTCGAACGCCGCCTGGCCCAGATTGGGCTCGTTGACGCGGTGGACGGCCCGGCGCTGATGGCCGCTCTCAAGCCCGGCCAGCGCCTCGTGACGCTGGATGGTGCGATGTGGCGCTGGGACGGTTTCGTCGCCGCTGCCGATGCGCCCAGCCCGGCCGCGCAGCGCCTGGCCCAGCGCAACCGGCTGGCCGAGCTGGACGAGGAACTCACCCGAGCCAAGGCCGAGCGCAATGCCTGGAAGCGCGATGTCGAGGCCCGCGCCAAAGGGCTCGATGAAGCCCGTCATGCCGAGCGCCAGGCGCGCGAGGACTGGCGTGCCGCCCAGCATGCCATCGGTGCTGCCCAGGCCGGCCATGACAAAGCCCAACGCGCCGCTGGCGATCTCGCCACGCGTCGCTCCACCCTCGAAGAGGCGCAGGCCCGGCTCACTGCCAGCCTTGTCGAAGCCGAGGCGATGCAGGCCGAGGCCGAGGACTTGCTGTTCGAGGCGGGCGACGAGACGACGATGGCCGATGCTGTCGAAGCCGGGCAGCAACGCCTTCTGGCCCTGCGTGACCGTGCCGATCAGGCCCGCGTCACGCTCGGCAATGTCGAGGCCGGCGCGCGTATGCGCCAGGCCCGTATCGATCAGCTGGCCCGCGACAGCGCAGCCTGGCAACGCCGTCGTGACGCCGCCCGCGCCCAGATCGATATCCTCGACCAGCGCCTGGGCGAGGTCAATGCGCAGCTCGCCGAGCTCAGCGAAGCGCCGGACGGCTTTGCCAGCCGCCGCGCCCAGCTCGAAGACCAGATCGAAACAGCGCGAGACGAACACCAGGCCGCCGGTGACAGCCTCAGCCGCGCCCAGACCGAATGGCGCGATGCCGACCGGGCGCTGAAAGCCGCCGGCGATACGCTCAATTCGGTGCGCATCGAGCTGACCCGCATCGAGGAGCGGCTCAAGGGCAGCATGGCCCAGCGCCAGCAGATCGAGCGGCAGATCGAGGAGACACTGGGCATTCCGGCCAGCCGCACGCTCGAAGCGTCCGGCATCCGCCCCGAACAGGCTTTGCCCGCCGAGCCGGCCATCGAGCAGAAGCTCGACCGGCTGAGGGCCGAGCGCGAGCGGCTGGGCGGGGTCAATCTGGGTGCCGAGAAGGAAGCCGAGGAGGTCCAGGCCCGGCTCGATACCATGGTGGCCGATCGCGACGACGTCATCGAGGCCATCGCCAAGCTGCGCGCCGGCATTTCAACGCTCAACCGCGAGGGCCGCGCCCGGCTCAACGAGGCGTTCGGCAAGGTGAATGCCTATTTTCAGGAATTGTTCACCACCCTGTTCGGCGGCGGCACGGCGGAGCTGAGCTTTGTGGAAAGCGAGGATCCGCTGGAAGCCGGGCTCGAGATCATCGCCCGCCCGCCTGGCAAGAAGCCGCAGACCATGACCCTGTTGTCGGGCGGCGAGCAGGCGCTCACCGCCATGAGCCTGATCTTTGCGGTCTTCCTCACCAATCCCGCCCCGATCTGCGTGCTCGACGAGGTCGATGCGCCCCTCGACGATGCCAATGTCGAGCGGTTCTGCAACCTCCTCGACAGCATGCGCCAGCGCACCAATACGCGCTTCATGGTCATCACGCACAATCCGATTACCATGAGCCGGATGGACCGGCTGTTCGGCGTGACCATGGCCGAGCGCGGCGTCAGCCAGCTCGTCTCGGTGGACCTGACGACTGCCGAAAGTTTTCGCGAAGCGGTCTATGTTCAGTGA
- a CDS encoding DsbA family protein: protein MKFNRRETIILAAAASALSLSGVGLAQGAEGDVIDTARLMAPAGGLVDHAEGNPDAPVTVIEYASPTCPHCATFHNSVYEPFKAQYIDTGKVLFIVRPFARNALDAAIFMLAEAAGPENYHNVVATYFRTQNDWGMSETPRDALYNIALQLGFTEESFNAALTNQDVLTGIEAQKNQALDEFGLTGTPTFYVNGKTLSGGKTLEQLAAEIDPLVPADFVAPTTTSETPAAPAPAADATAPAADAMAPAAEAPAPAAQ, encoded by the coding sequence GTGAAATTCAATCGCCGCGAAACCATCATTCTTGCTGCTGCCGCTTCGGCGCTGAGCCTTTCGGGGGTCGGGCTGGCGCAGGGCGCTGAGGGTGACGTGATCGATACCGCCAGGTTGATGGCGCCCGCCGGCGGCCTGGTCGATCACGCCGAGGGCAATCCGGACGCTCCGGTCACGGTGATCGAATATGCTTCGCCCACCTGCCCGCACTGCGCCACCTTCCACAATTCGGTCTACGAGCCTTTCAAGGCCCAGTATATCGACACCGGCAAGGTGCTGTTCATCGTGCGCCCGTTCGCGCGCAACGCGCTGGACGCCGCCATCTTCATGCTGGCCGAAGCCGCTGGCCCGGAAAACTACCACAACGTCGTGGCCACCTATTTCCGCACCCAGAATGACTGGGGCATGTCGGAAACGCCGCGCGACGCCCTCTATAACATTGCCCTGCAGCTCGGCTTTACAGAGGAAAGCTTCAACGCTGCCTTGACGAATCAGGACGTGCTGACCGGGATTGAAGCGCAGAAGAACCAGGCTCTCGACGAGTTCGGCCTGACGGGGACGCCGACATTCTATGTCAATGGCAAGACACTTTCCGGTGGCAAGACGCTCGAGCAGCTCGCTGCCGAGATCGACCCCCTCGTGCCTGCCGATTTCGTCGCTCCGACCACGACGAGCGAGACCCCTGCGGCGCCCGCACCGGCTGCCGATGCAACGGCTCCAGCGGCCGACGCCATGGCTCCTGCCGCCGAAGCTCCCGCTCCCGCTGCGCAGTAA
- a CDS encoding DUF721 domain-containing protein codes for MPEDKLPEYKRRNRAVSVADALAGAIDPVLRKRGFASRDIISHWSLIAPAPFNETTLPEKLSWPRASNNADGATLVLRCAPGQALFAQHEAPAIAAAVNRYFGYVLVRDVRLSAEPFTPGSGRKVQKQHKPSPDAIARVGAQTERVEDETLREALRVLGLALSSKTERNNG; via the coding sequence ATGCCCGAGGATAAACTGCCAGAATACAAGCGCCGCAACCGAGCCGTTTCCGTCGCCGATGCGCTGGCAGGCGCGATCGACCCGGTGCTGCGCAAACGCGGCTTTGCCAGCCGGGACATCATTTCGCACTGGTCGCTGATCGCGCCGGCGCCCTTTAACGAAACCACCCTGCCCGAAAAGCTGAGCTGGCCGCGCGCCAGCAACAATGCCGATGGGGCAACGCTGGTGCTGCGCTGCGCGCCCGGCCAGGCTCTCTTTGCCCAGCACGAGGCGCCCGCGATCGCGGCGGCGGTGAACCGCTATTTCGGCTATGTGCTCGTGCGTGACGTGCGCCTCTCCGCCGAGCCGTTCACGCCCGGTTCAGGCCGCAAGGTGCAGAAACAGCACAAGCCCAGCCCGGACGCCATTGCCAGGGTGGGCGCACAGACCGAAAGGGTCGAGGATGAGACTTTGCGGGAAGCGTTGCGGGTCCTGGGCCTGGCACTGTCCAGCAAAACGGAACGAAACAACGGATAG
- a CDS encoding alpha/beta fold hydrolase, with amino-acid sequence MPTLISRDGTTIGYDVRGSGPVIILVAGATQYRAIDHATPRLIDHLASHFTMVNFDRRGRGASTDTLPYAVAREIEDIEALIDAMGGRAGLYGMSSGAVLALEAAAALPGKVTSLFLYEPPVDVGQPTEDLWKQHGEVAALAEKGDGEGMMCHFMGAFMSPEELEAFRRSPAWPAFAAVGATIEHDYRVMAEARDGDSQPARWRDVAVPVLVVNGDSSFDFIDAGAAWVAAGVPGASRRILPGQGHDVSEEALAPVMMAFFGAN; translated from the coding sequence ATGCCGACATTGATATCCCGGGACGGCACCACCATTGGATATGACGTCAGGGGGAGCGGCCCGGTCATTATATTGGTCGCAGGGGCTACCCAGTATCGCGCCATAGACCATGCCACGCCACGGCTCATAGACCATCTCGCATCGCACTTCACGATGGTCAATTTCGACCGTCGCGGCCGCGGCGCCTCTACCGACACACTGCCTTATGCCGTGGCGCGTGAAATAGAGGACATCGAAGCGCTGATCGACGCCATGGGTGGGCGTGCAGGACTATATGGCATGTCGTCGGGGGCCGTGCTGGCGCTGGAAGCCGCTGCGGCGCTGCCCGGAAAAGTGACCTCGTTGTTCCTCTATGAGCCGCCGGTGGATGTCGGCCAGCCCACCGAGGATCTCTGGAAGCAGCATGGGGAAGTGGCGGCGCTGGCCGAGAAGGGCGATGGCGAAGGCATGATGTGCCATTTCATGGGGGCATTCATGTCGCCCGAGGAGCTGGAGGCTTTCAGGCGGTCACCGGCCTGGCCGGCATTCGCTGCCGTCGGCGCCACGATCGAGCACGACTACCGGGTGATGGCCGAGGCGCGCGATGGCGACAGCCAGCCCGCGCGCTGGCGGGACGTTGCCGTGCCTGTACTCGTGGTCAATGGAGACAGCAGCTTTGACTTCATCGATGCCGGCGCAGCCTGGGTGGCGGCGGGAGTGCCGGGCGCAAGCCGGCGCATTCTTCCAGGCCAGGGCCATGATGTCAGCGAGGAGGCTCTCGCGCCGGTCATGATGGCGTTTTTTGGCGCGAATTGA